A region from the Vicia villosa cultivar HV-30 ecotype Madison, WI linkage group LG3, Vvil1.0, whole genome shotgun sequence genome encodes:
- the LOC131658978 gene encoding uncharacterized protein LOC131658978 has translation MVKGLHSQDLPADVAHVVDQLERHCLAPDGSLISKPLYNDLQLRGNVQGTTSISRSHGAAMLAPMVNPYESHMTKDEMKRTWEKWLPRRKYMYSLAYRFPKLLSFFYRKSFLPEKHDRVDKQFSLSLGKKDEILVDEPAFQEFWQRDLEESVRQGNMKPFIEEAVLQVSKWDFDIEELRVHKKCRTGSLLLWLKSMYGQTEFEPAGYLGRIHIWQGLDDRVVPPSMMEYIERVLPEAVTHKLPNEGHFSYYFFCDECHEKIFSTLFGTPQGPLERQEETAFEKNMEDALQVSDSDF, from the exons ATGGTTAAGGGTTTGCACAGCCAAGACCTCCCCGCCGATGTAGCACATGTCGTCGATCAGCTAGAGCGCCACTGCTTGGCTCCCGATGGATCTCTCATCTCCAAGCCTCTCTACAACGATCTACAACTC AGAGGAAATGTGCAGGGAACGACTTCGATATCTCGAAGCCATG GTGCTGCAATGTTAGCCCCTATGGTTAATCCATATGAGTCACACATGACTAAAGATGAGATGAAAAGAACTTGGGAGAAGTGGCTTCCAAGGAGAAAATATATGTATTCCTTGGCTTATAGATTTCCAAAGCTTCTCTCTTTTTTCTATCGGAAAAGTTTCTTGCCGGAAAAGCATGACCGCGTTGACAAGCAATTTTCACTTTCACTAGGAAAGAAG GATGAAATTCTTGTCGACGAACCTGCATTCCAAGAGTTTTGGCAGAGGGATTTAGAGGAGTCAGTTCGCCAGGGAAACATGAAACCATTTATAGAGGAAGCTGTACTGCAGGTATCTAAATGGGATTTCGACATCGAAGAACTTCGTGTGCATAAGAAGTGTCGAACAGGAAGCTTGCTTCTTTGGTTGAAGTCCATGTACGGTCAGACAGAATTTGAACCCGCAGGATATCTCGGCCGTATACACATATGGCAG GGATTGGACGATAGGGTGGTCCCGCCATCAATGATGGAATACATAGAAAGGGTGTTACCAGAAGCTGTAACTCACAAGCTTCCTAATGAGGGTCACTTCTCCTATTACTTTTTCTGTGATGAATGCCATGAGAAGATATTCTCCACTCTTTTTGGAACTCCTCAAGGTCCGCTTGAACGACAAGAGGAAACTGCATTTGAGAAAAACATGGAAGATGCTTTACAAGTATCTGATTCTGATTTCTGA